From the Erythrolamprus reginae isolate rEryReg1 chromosome Z, rEryReg1.hap1, whole genome shotgun sequence genome, one window contains:
- the KBTBD2 gene encoding kelch repeat and BTB domain-containing protein 2: MSTHEEINTDYAVALLEQLKSFYEQQLLTDIVLIVEGTEFPCHKMVLATCSSYFRAMFMSGLSESKQTHIHLRNVDAVTFQIIITYAYTGNLAINDTTVEQLYETACFLQVEDVLHQCREYLIKKINAENCVRLLSFADLFSCEELKQNAKRMVEHKFTVVYHQEAFMQLSHDLLIDILSSDNLNVEKEETVREAAMLWLEYNTESRSQYLSSVLSQIRIDALSEVTQRAWFQGLPPNDKSVVVQGLYKSMPKFFKPRLGMTKEEMIIFIEAATESPGNLYSSVCYSPQAEKVYKLCSPPADLHKVGTLVTPDNDIYIAGGQIPMKSTKINYGKTSKFQFAFRTVNCFYWFDAQQNTWFPKSPMLFVRIKPSLVFCEGLIYAIGGDSVGGELDRRTVERYDTEKDEWTMISPLPCAWQWSTAVAVHNCIYVMAHNLMYCYFPRSDAWVEMATRQTNRCFASAAAFGDKIFYIGGLHVGGNLGIGLRPRTVTGPSLAVEVYDVNKNEWQMTAKIPAKRYSDPCVRAVVISNSLCIFVRETHMHERAKYATYQYDMELDHWFLRQDISERVLWDLGKDFRCTVGKLYPSCLEESTWKPPSYLVFPYTDDEFEIEEDVPLPPV; encoded by the exons ATGTCTACTCATGAAGAAATCAACACTGACTATGCTGTCGCTTTGTTAGAACAGTTAAAATCGTTCTATGAGCAGCAATTGCTAACTGACATTGTTTTAATTGTCGAGGGCACTGAATTCCCATGTCATAAGATGGTTCTTGCTACATGCAGCTCTTACTTCAG GGCAATGTTTATGAGCGGGTTAAGTGAAAGCAAGCAAACACATATTCATTTGAGGAATGTGGATGCAGTCACTTTTCAGATCATAATAACTTATGCTTATACGGGTAATTTGGCAATAAATGACACAACAGTTGAACAGCTTTATGAAACGGCTTGTTTCCTACAG gTTGAAGATGTGTTACATCAGTGTAgggaatatttaattaaaaaaattaatgctgaAAACTGTGTGCGGCTTTTGAGTTTTGCTGATCTTTTTAGCTGTGAGGAGTTAAAACAGAATGCTAAAAGAATGGTAGAACACAAGTTTACAGTTGTGTACCACCAAGAGGCTTTCATGCAGCTCTCACATGATCTGTTGATAGATATTTTGAGCAGTGACAATTTAAATGTGGAAAAAGAAGAGACAGTTCGTGAAGCTGCTATGTTGTGGCTGGAATATAATACAGAATCCCGGTCACAGTATTTGTCATCAGTTCTTAGCCAAATAAGAATTGATGCACTTTCTGAAGTTACACAACGAGCTTGGTTTCAAGGCTTACCACCAAATGATAAATCAGTAGTGGTTCAAGGGTTGTATAAATCTATGCCGAAGTTTTTTAAACCAAGACTTGGAATGACTAAAGAGGAGATGATAATCTTCATTGAAGCTGCTACTGAAAGTCCTGGTAATCTTTACTCTTCAGTATGTTACAGTCCACAGGCTGAAAAGGTTTACAAACTCTGCAGTCCTCCTGCTGACCTCCATAAAGTTGGGACACTTGTAACTCCTGATAATGATATTTATATAGCGGGAGGGCAAATCCCAATGAAAAGTACAAAAATCAACTACGGTAAAACTAGCAAATTTCAATTTGCCTTCCGTACTGTGAATTGTTTCTACTGGTTTGATGCCCAGCAAAATACATGGTTTCCAAAGAGTCCAATGCTATTTGTTCGTATAAAGCCATCTCTTGTTTTCTGTGAAGGCCTTATCTATGCAATTGGTGGAGACAGTGTTGGTGGAGAACTTGACAGAAGAACTGTGGAAAGATATGATACTGAAAAAGATGAATGGACCATGATAAGCCCTCTGCCCTGTGCTTGGCAGTGGAGTACAGCCGTTGCTGTTCATAATTGCATTTATGTAATGGCACATAATTTGATGTATTGTTACTTCCCCAGATCAGATGCTTGGGTTGAAATGGCTACAAGACAAACTAATAGATGCTTTGCTTCAGCTGCTGCTTTTGgagataaaatattttatattggagGCTTGCATGTTGGTGGCAATCTTGGTATAGGATTACGTCCTCGGACTGTAACTGGACCTTCCCTAGCAGTGGAAGTTTATGATGTGAATAAAAATGAATGGCAAATGACAGCCAAAATTCCTGCCAAGCGGTATTCTGATCCCTGTGTCAGAGCTGTTGTGATTTCTAACTCATTGTGTATCTTTGTACGAGAAACCCATATGCATGAAAGAGCCAAGTATGCTACATACCAATATGACATGGAACTTGATCATTGGTTCTTGCGACAGGATATATCTGAGCGGGTACTCTGGGATTTGGGAAAAGATTTCCGATGCACTGTGGGAAAACTATATCCATCTTGTCTTGAAGAGTCCACATGGAAACCTCCATCATACCTAGTTTTTCCTTATACAGATGATGAGTTTGAAATTGAGGAGGATGTTCCACTGCCACCTGTATAA